One window from the genome of Aeromonas sp. FDAARGOS 1405 encodes:
- a CDS encoding tRNA-binding protein, which yields METISWQDFEMVELRVGTLVRVEPFPEARKPAYKVWADFGPELGIRKSSAQITALYQPEQLVGRQIIAVVNFPTKQIGPFQSEFLLTGFYRPDGAVVMAIPERAVENGARLG from the coding sequence ATGGAGACGATTAGCTGGCAGGATTTCGAGATGGTGGAGCTGAGGGTGGGCACCCTGGTGCGGGTCGAGCCGTTCCCCGAGGCACGTAAACCGGCCTACAAGGTGTGGGCGGATTTTGGCCCTGAACTGGGGATTCGCAAGAGCAGTGCCCAGATCACCGCCCTCTACCAGCCAGAGCAGCTGGTGGGCCGCCAGATCATCGCCGTAGTCAACTTCCCGACCAAACAGATTGGCCCGTTTCAGTCTGAATTTCTGCTGACCGGTTTCTACCGGCCGGATGGCGCCGTGGTGATGGCCATTCCCGAGCGGGCGGTGGAGAACGGCGCCAGGCTGGGCTGA
- a CDS encoding AraC family transcriptional regulator: protein MSRFSLRHYHHHVCSHSHDFAQLVIPLDGPLEIEVQGRGHRLVPGSACIIAPGERHDYAADPALSFLVQESDWLPGDLAARPFIELDEPQRHYLAFLHRMVAEGRQVAGMEQVWLSLLAEGQGMQSAVTPRLAARILKVQRHIDANLAAPLTNQQLAAIACLGQSQFKLAFRQQLGMSVSHYIRSRRMALARTLLAGTQLPVGEIASRCGYQNQGAFSERFLAETGLTPSLWRQQNGRLPQRNG, encoded by the coding sequence ATGTCCCGCTTCAGCCTGCGCCACTATCACCACCATGTCTGCAGCCATAGCCACGATTTTGCTCAGCTGGTGATCCCCCTCGACGGCCCCCTCGAGATCGAGGTGCAGGGCCGAGGGCACAGGCTTGTCCCCGGTTCTGCCTGCATCATCGCTCCCGGCGAGCGGCACGATTATGCCGCCGATCCGGCGCTTTCGTTTCTGGTGCAGGAGAGCGACTGGCTGCCCGGCGATCTGGCTGCCCGCCCCTTTATCGAGCTGGATGAGCCCCAGCGCCACTACCTCGCTTTTCTGCACCGCATGGTGGCCGAGGGGCGGCAGGTGGCGGGCATGGAGCAGGTGTGGCTCTCCCTTCTGGCGGAAGGGCAGGGGATGCAGAGCGCTGTCACGCCGCGTCTTGCCGCCCGCATCCTCAAGGTGCAACGCCATATCGATGCCAACCTCGCCGCCCCGCTGACCAATCAGCAACTCGCCGCCATCGCCTGTCTTGGCCAGAGCCAGTTCAAGCTCGCTTTTCGCCAGCAGCTGGGTATGAGCGTCTCCCACTACATTCGCAGTCGGCGCATGGCACTGGCGCGAACCCTGCTTGCCGGTACGCAACTGCCCGTTGGCGAGATTGCCAGCCGCTGCGGCTACCAGAATCAGGGGGCCTTCAGCGAGCGCTTCCTGGCCGAGACCGGGCTTACTCCGTCCCTCTGGCGCCAGCAAAACGGCCGCCTGCCGCAACGAAACGGCTGA
- the metJ gene encoding met regulon transcriptional regulator MetJ, translating to MGTEWNGDYVSPYAEHGKKSEQVKKITVSIPLKVLKVLTDERTRRQVNNLRHATNSELLCEAFLHAFTGQPLPCDEDLRKDQPDSVPAEARAIMEALGKEIEDFDKE from the coding sequence ATGGGAACAGAGTGGAACGGCGACTACGTCAGCCCCTACGCGGAACACGGTAAGAAGAGCGAACAGGTCAAGAAGATTACCGTCTCGATCCCGCTCAAGGTGTTGAAAGTGTTGACCGATGAGCGCACCCGCCGTCAGGTGAACAACCTGCGTCATGCGACCAACAGCGAGCTGCTCTGTGAAGCCTTCCTGCACGCTTTCACCGGCCAGCCGCTCCCTTGCGACGAAGATTTGCGCAAGGATCAACCGGACAGTGTCCCGGCCGAAGCGCGCGCCATCATGGAAGCGCTGGGCAAAGAGATCGAAGATTTCGACAAGGAATAA
- the metB gene encoding cystathionine gamma-synthase: MTHKATLAVRTGIETDTQHGAVVPPIYLSSNYTFADFGEPRQYDYARSGNPTRTNLADALAALEGGAGAVVTGTGMGAVHLVTTALLKAGDLLIAPHDCYGGTWRLFEYLAAKGHYRVQFVDQGDEAALAAALALKPALVWVETPSNPLLRVVDINAIASAAHEVGAQVVVDNTFLSPLLQQPLALGADVVVHSTTKYINGHSDVVGGVAIAKEAALAESLVWWANCLGLTSGAFDSYLTLRGLRTLAPRLRTHQENTDRILAFLQQQPLVKRIYHPSLPSHPGHDIARRQQSGFGAMLSFELDCSEAGIRAFLAALTLFSVAESLGGVESLVAHPASMTHRAMTPAAQQAAGISAQLLRLSVGIEHGEDLVADLAQAFEQAQQAEQVAK, translated from the coding sequence ATGACCCACAAGGCCACCCTGGCGGTTCGCACCGGGATTGAGACAGACACACAGCACGGTGCCGTGGTGCCCCCCATCTACCTCTCCAGCAACTACACCTTTGCCGACTTTGGCGAGCCCCGCCAATACGATTATGCCCGCTCCGGCAATCCGACCCGTACCAATCTGGCGGACGCGCTGGCGGCGCTGGAAGGGGGCGCTGGCGCCGTGGTCACCGGCACCGGCATGGGGGCCGTCCATCTGGTCACCACCGCCCTGCTCAAGGCGGGAGATCTGCTGATCGCCCCTCACGACTGCTACGGCGGCACCTGGCGCCTGTTCGAGTATCTTGCGGCCAAGGGCCACTACCGGGTGCAGTTTGTCGATCAGGGAGACGAGGCCGCACTGGCCGCCGCGCTGGCCCTGAAGCCTGCGCTGGTATGGGTCGAGACCCCCTCCAACCCGCTGCTGCGGGTGGTGGATATCAACGCCATCGCCAGCGCCGCCCACGAGGTGGGTGCGCAGGTGGTGGTGGACAACACCTTCCTCTCCCCCCTGCTGCAACAGCCGCTGGCCCTCGGTGCCGACGTGGTGGTGCACTCCACCACCAAGTACATCAACGGTCACTCAGACGTGGTGGGCGGAGTGGCGATTGCCAAGGAGGCCGCACTGGCCGAGTCGCTGGTGTGGTGGGCCAACTGTCTGGGGCTCACCTCCGGGGCGTTCGACTCCTACCTCACCCTGCGCGGCCTGCGCACTCTGGCCCCCAGATTGCGCACCCATCAGGAGAACACCGATCGCATCCTCGCCTTCCTGCAACAGCAGCCACTGGTGAAACGCATCTATCACCCCAGCCTGCCGAGCCATCCGGGCCACGATATTGCGCGCCGTCAACAGTCCGGCTTCGGCGCCATGCTAAGTTTTGAACTCGATTGCAGCGAGGCAGGCATTCGCGCCTTCCTCGCGGCCCTCACCCTCTTCTCGGTGGCCGAGTCCCTCGGCGGGGTGGAGAGTCTGGTGGCCCATCCGGCCAGCATGACCCACAGGGCCATGACCCCGGCGGCGCAGCAAGCAGCAGGCATCAGCGCCCAACTGCTGCGGTTGTCGGTCGGTATTGAACACGGTGAAGACCTGGTGGCCGATCTGGCTCAGGCTTTTGAACAGGCGCAGCAGGCAGAACAGGTAGCGAAGTAA